The following nucleotide sequence is from Mangifera indica cultivar Alphonso chromosome 17, CATAS_Mindica_2.1, whole genome shotgun sequence.
AAACGAAAAGTGAAAAGGGTGGTGgttcttgttaattttttaggttttgggAGTAAAATGATCGTCTAACTCTTTTATGTTTCAATTTATGCTAAAATTATTCACGATTTATCAAGAAaatgaactttttaaatttaggtgttaaaaattgtttaaacaaaattagGGGGAAGTCACTTTTATTGAAAACGGGATCCATTATACTGAAACGGTTACTTATTTTCAGTTCGGGACTTTACTCACAATCAAATTAGAAATGACGGCAACAACGGATCCTATGGAATCGCTTCTCTCCAACTTCGATCAGATCTACGAGGTTCCTTTTCATCTCTTTCAATTTAAATGCAAAACGAATTTTCGATTCCATATTTCAAATTTGTTCTTGTTTTCCACTTTTTCTCGGGAAATAAATCATCATTATAATCAATAGTAATCGAATTAGGATTTCAAGAGCAGTATTGCGGAGATAAAGTTGCTGAGGTCCAATTGTAATGGCGAAATTAAGAAGAGAGAGGCTCTGGAAATCACTTGTCACTCTCTTAAACAAggttattaataatttgatttaatttatggtGAATTTATGATTAAGTTTGTAGAAGTCGCTTCGTGGAAAGTACAGATGAACAgaaaatttcattgaaaaatgTTGAGCGCTTTTCTGTTCACGTGATTTTGACCAGCTTGtccaaatatttttgaattcttgTTCATATCAATAGTACTTCAGTCGCAGAATCAGTATTATCAGAGCAGTTGTAACCTCGGTACAACGCTTATGAGAGTTTGTAATTAATGTCGTTGGGCTAAAATAGTTTCAGTGAAatgtttaattgaataaatcTAGATATTGAGAGACCATATTACTTTGTTCTGTTAATAATTTGTGCAAACTGGCCAGTTTCTCTGCGTTagcattttatttaattatacaccTCTGTTCTTTCATGTTATGCCGAGTTTGTGACTAAGTTTGTAGAAACCATTTCGTGGAAAGCACagataattagaaaatttaggCCTTAATTGTCATTCTCTCATGTATTCTTGCTTTCAAGTTTTTATGAATAATCCATAATGCTTAGCATGGATATTATAAAAGCAGCAGTCAGTCATCAATTAATAGTATtttggtaaaaataattttaagtagATTGTTCAAATGAATAAACCCAGAGATTGAGAGGCTATAATGTGCATTTATGTAAGTACTTGTCCAAATTTGCCAGTTTCTTTGGTAATGAGGACAGTTCTTAGCTCTGTTATGTACTATTAACATGAGTAGTTACTGGTTGTGATGTCTGTATCTCTGTAAGTAAATTGAAGCATTGCACATATTGCAGAAAATGAGCGACTTACAAAACTTTACACTGTATCTTTGAATAATCTGGCAGATCAGGTGCATAAGTTGTTTCCATTATGTTTACATATAGTCTTTCACTGTTTATATTCTTTGAATTGTGGGAAATGAAGTGTATGAATAAGTGAAAAATGTTTCATGGAAATCATATCCTGAATTTTGGTTCTATGAAATACTCAGCTTGAATACCACAGTAAATGCCAGATCATGAAAGAGGAGCACAAGAAAGTGAATAATGAACATCGTACTAAAGAAGATGTGAGTTACTATCATACTTGACTTTTTTTCACTCCTTGCCTATGATTTACCTTATGTgatctgtatatatatatatatatatatatatatatcaataaaaatattgaaaattaggAGATACAATTTCCAGAGTTTCTTCTGGTGTACGGTTAGTATCTCTGGAGGCTGGAATCCTGcaggaaaaatgaattttctgCTCTGACCAAGCTGTTTGTTAAACTCTACGCACTGCAGTAAGAACTTTATATTTCTGATCAGGAACTTAGGAGGGCCATTGATTCGCTTAAGGaagattattcaaaaaaaatcaaGGACTTA
It contains:
- the LOC123200329 gene encoding protein At-4/1 isoform X2; the protein is MAVFGTLLTIKLEMTATTDPMESLLSNFDQIYEDFKSSIAEIKLLRSNCNGEIKKREALEITCHSLKQENERLTKLYTVSLNNLADQLEYHSKCQIMKEEHKKVNNEHRTKEDELRRAIDSLKEDYSKKIKDLESQISGLLLEKATNEATLDHLRQDLVAHKTHMQTLATRLDQVHFDVESKYNLEIQDLKDCLLLEQEEKNELNKKLQDLEKECMPFSFVCDIFMV
- the LOC123200329 gene encoding protein At-4/1 isoform X1, translating into MAVFGTLLTIKLEMTATTDPMESLLSNFDQIYEDFKSSIAEIKLLRSNCNGEIKKREALEITCHSLKQENERLTKLYTVSLNNLADQLEYHSKCQIMKEEHKKVNNEHRTKEDELRRAIDSLKEDYSKKIKDLESQISGLLLEKATNEATLDHLRQDLVAHKTHMQTLATRLDQVHFDVESKYNLEIQDLKDCLLLEQEEKNELNKKLQDLEKELLISKTKLVEQQRDLTSIRNVETLKLKLMKLRKENEILKRKLLS